The Methanolobus sp. WCC4 genome includes the window CCAAGAGTCAAATTACCGGAGTCACACATCGAATTAATAGGAGATACAACACATATATTTGAAGGATACTACAAAGGAAAAAAGATACTAGTTTTAGCGTTAGATGAAGACTTTGATGGTGATGTTGTTCAATCCATTGTCCAATCACAGGAAAACTCAAATCTAGAAGCTAGGGTTGAAGATTTAGAAAAACTAGTAAAAACACTAATAAGCGAACCAAAGAATTGTGGTGGGCCCGATGAGATTCGAACTCATGACCCCCGCCGTGTAAAGGCGATGTCATAACCGGCTAGACCACGGGCCCACGTTGTTTGCGAATGAAGTTGTTCGGTGGCGCTTTCGCCCTCGAGCAACCCCTAGATGTAACTAGTTGTATATAACCTTTATTGATGGAACAGGGAAATATCGGATGATGCTTAAATACTCAGTGCCTTCTTAGGCTCTGTAGAATATCTCATTTAAATTCATCATGTGATCGAGCGTGCGTGACATGGTTGTAGACCATTATTTTTGCGGGAAACATTGCGGTGTTTGATCATCGGAATTCAGAGAAGGAGATTAAGGTAACAGATTATCTTATTCATCTTTTCGGATTGTGCCGGCTTCGCCGGACCCTTCGGGATAATCCCGATTATTCATGACTTCCGATGAGTTGACCTTATTATCCCCTGTACCATTATGTTTCCGATAGCTCTGCGAAAAATAATAGATAAACAAAGAACAGTACGACCACACGCCGCAGGCGGCACATTCCTTCGCTGCCACTCTGAAGACTATTGAAATAATGTAGTTGTTAAAAATTTCTGGTTCTCAAAGGTGTATTGGCAGAATTTCTACAGACCCTCTCCATGATATAGTTGAACAAAATTAACAGTTATATCCTGAGAATTTACCGGTCATCTCAGTGATATCGACCCTTATGACCGCTACCTTGCCCAGAACCTCATCCGGGTAAGAGTTCTTCATTTCACCGGCATACTTCTCCATCAGAAGATCGAGGGCTTTTACCTTATCCTCTGCATCTGTTATGATGGAAGCATTTCCATGACCGATGATACTGTAGTATTTCATGCTCCAGCCACAACTTGTTGGTGCTGGCGTTACCTCAGCCCTGTATTCCATTTCAAAGCAGATATGGGGGTTCTCATTGATGAGATCCATCTTCTTTCCGGCCTTTGCTGCATGCAGGTAGAGAGCATTATCGTGGTATGCAAAGTTCATCGGTACCACATAAGGGACATTATCCCTGCACATGCTAATTCTGCATATGATAGCCTCGTTGAGGATGGTTTCCATCATCATGTCATCCCGGATCTGCTTCTCAGGCCTTCTCATAGCACATCAATCCTCAGTCTGTAGCTGGCGGGAAATTTGCATTGATAATATCCTCCACCTCATCCAGCCATTCCTGGCGCTGCTCAGGGGAACTGCCGGCAATGGTCCTGAACATCCTGCGATGGAAATTGATGACACCACAAAAGTCGAAGATACAGTCCTTCCATATCCTCTCAAGCGGGTCGCCAAAAACAGTGTTCTCCCGTTCCTCCGGCGTATTGGAAGTATTGAACACTATCGCCGCCTTCGCTTTCAGAAGGCCGATCGGAAGCCCGGAGCCGTCGTCATCCTCAGAGAACCTGTATGCCACATCCTCCCTGAGCACACGGTCAACCCATCCTTTCAGAATGGCTGGCGGCTGACCCCACCAGTTGGGATGGACGATGATGATTCCATCCGCTTCCCTGATCTCTGACCAGTGAGTTAGGACCAGAGGATCATCAGAACGGTCAGCCACAAGTTCCTCACCCTGAAGAATCGGGTCAAACCCTTCTCTGTGCAGGTCATGGAAACGGACATCATGTCCGCCAGTCTCTAAAGTCTCGACCACCTTTGAAGCAATAGCATGGTTGAAACTCTTCTCATAAGGATGTCCGAGTATAACAGAGATATTCACAATATCCACCTTTCCAGCACATTACCGCAGAGGATTGGATAGTTAAACCGTTCAGATAAGATAATCAACGACCACGCGGTCTTCAGCTATCTTTCCAACGAATTCCGCAACCTTCAGGTGCTCAGGATGATCCTGGTATACTTTGAGGGCTTCCTCATCCTTGAACTCAGAATAAAGAGCAACATCATAGGCAGCAGCAGATGAATTGACATTGAGTCCCACTTCGATCATCTCTATCTCAGGTATGACATCCCGGAGGGTCTCAAGCATTTCCTTCATGAACAGTGCATTCTTGACATTGGTGTTCCCTTCAGCCTGCTCCTTCAATTTCCACATCACTATATGCTTTAACATGAAATTTACCTCATCCTGAAATTGTTAACATGTATCTTATGTTTAACTATTAACTGAAGGCATGACGTAAGAAAAATCATTGATGTCTATCGCTGATGCCTGACAGAACGCCTTATATATATAAATAATAACAAAGTGAAATAGGGCTTTGTAATGGCTCACGATTCAGGTGATGAGGACGAGGACTACGAGATAGAGGTCGTCGAGGAATACATAGGAGATTACGGAAGTGTACGCTCCATAGTGCGTGAGGCGTTGCCATTCGAGCTCATGGCCACCATCGGAGGTGTCATCTCAGGACTTATCCTCTCAGGTATGAGCAACGAACTGGAACTGATACCAGGACTTATCGTCATCACTCCGGCAGTACTGGGAATGCGGGGGAACATCTCCTGTACACTTGGCTCCCGTCTTGGAAGTGCCATACATATGGGTCTTATAACAAAGATAGACCGCAATCCCGAGCTTGTGAACAACGTTTCAGGTTCACTTCTTCTCAGTCTAATCATGTCCATAATACTTGGAATTGCAGGACATATCATAACCGTCGCACTGGGTCTTCAGAGCGCAGGTGTCTTCAGTCTTACAATGATAGCAGTCCTTGCAGGTGTTTCCTCAGGGCTTATCCTGGCAGTTGTAGCGGTCTTCCTTGCACTGGGTATGTTTCGTTTCGGATTCGATCCTGACAACGTAGTTACACCTGCAATTGCCACCATCGGTGACATAGTATCAATGATAATGCTCTTCCTGGCAGCAAGGGTGGTGCTTATGATATGAGCTACTACACAGTGCGCGGAATAGTCAACAGGGGCTTCCCCATACTCTTTGTTACGTCCATCATAGGCATATTCTCAGGACAGATACTCAACATCGAGATAGAGAAACTTGTCTCCATGCCGATAATACTCGTACTGATACCCGCACTTATCAAGATAGGCGGTGATACCGGAAGTATGCTGGGGGCCAGGCTTTCCTCATCCTTCCATATGGGTCTTGGTAGCCACCTTAGCAGGAACCCTGTTGTCCGCAACAGCGTCTATGCAGCCATGATAGTAGGACTTACAGCCTGCGTGTTCGTTGCCATAACCGTATGGATAGCAGGGCTGGTATTTGACATGGGGATCCCATTCACAAAACTTCTGGCACTTTGCCTGATAGCCGGTTCCTTCGAACTGCTGGTGGTGTTCTCAGCAACCATTGGTATCGCATTTGCATCTCACAGGTTCGGAGTGGATCCCGATGACACAGTGATCCCGCTTATAGCTACATTCGGTGATCTTATCGGTGTCACAGGGATATTCGCAACCATGCATCTCCTGAACCTTATCTAATATATATTTTAAAAACAAAATAAAGAACAAGAATACATTGAACGGTAGAAATCTATGAGTCCCAAGGAAATAAGATATGTCCCACGAAATCTCAAGGATCTGTTGATCGAGATGAAGGATACTTCCGAACTCATGGTAGACCTTGCATATTCTGCAATGGTGTACGATGACGAGGATATAGCCGAAGAGGTTGTCCGGCTTGAAGAGAAGATGGATACACTTGACTATCACATGAAAATAGCTGCAATGCTCAGCACAAGGCGTGTCGAGGAAGCTGAGGAGATGTCCGGTGTGCTTCAGGTAGCACGCGCATCAGAGAACATTGCCAATGCGGCCGGTGATATCGCAAAGATCGTACTGATGGACATGGGTATCCCAATGGAATTAAAACTCGCAATGCGTGAGGCTGATGAGACCATTACAAGGGCAACGATAGGAGAGGAATCTGAAATTGCCGGCAGGAACCTCGAGGATATCGAATTTGACACTGAGGCCGGGATGTGGATCATTGCCATCCGCAGGAACGATGAGTGGATCTACGATCCTGATCATGAGACACGATTAAGACCGGACGATGTGCTCTTTGCACGCGGTCATGACGAAGGTGTACCTCTTTTCATGGAACTTGTTACCGGAAGGAAGTATATCCCAAGGGAGATCCAGCATGAAAGGTTCCTTATCGACCTTGAAAGAGCTGTTGACATAATAGTCGAGATGAAGAACATGGGAGAACTTTCAGTAGGACTTGCATATTCCGCTCTTCTCTTCGACAACGAGGACATCGCATACGAGGTCAGGGCCCTTGAAGTCGAAATGGATTCCATGAAACATGAGCTACAGCACTGGGTCCTTGAGACTGCAAAGCATGTACCGGATGTCAATATCCTTCGTGGCCTTCTCCAGCTTGCGAACTCAGCAGAGGCAATATCAGATGCTGCATATACCATTGCTGATACGGTCCTCAGGGATATCGATCTTCATCCTATCATCACGATAGCCGTAAGGGAATCCGATGAGGTGATCACCAAACTGATCGTACAGGACTGCTCACCTATTATCGAGAAGACATTCGGCCAGTTGAAGCTTGAAACTGAAACTGGTGTCCATGTAATGGCTATCAAAAGAGATGAGAGATGGGTCTACAGGCCAAATAAGAGAACTGTTGTCAAAGCAGGTGACATCCTGGTAGCAAGAGGTTCACACACAGGAGAAGAAGCACTGTTCGAGATGTGTGCCTGTCCGCTTGACGATAAAAATGGATCCTGATCCTTTGATCAGGATATTCAATTAAGTACTAAGCTTTAAGCCAATATTTCTACGGAACCGTCCTTCTTACCGATGTAGACCTCGTCTGCATTGGTAAAGATGCCGTGTTCCACAATTCCGGCAACCTGTGAAAGGAGAGCTGATGTTACTACAGGATTCTCTATCACACCGAAACTTGCATCGATAACGAAGTTACCGTTATCTGTTATCACAGGACCGTCCTTCCTTGATGCAAGACGCAGCTCAGGTTTTCCGCCTATCCTGCATACCTGCTGTGAGACATACTCCTTTGCATAAGGAAGTACTTCCAGTGGCACGTAGTGGTTAAGCTGCTCACTGTATTTTGATTCATCAGCGACCACAACAAAGCGCTCTGCGGAACGGGATACAACCTTCTCACGTGTGTGTGCTGCACCGCCGCCCTTGATCACATTCAGACCTTTATCGATCTGGTCGGCACCATCGATGGCAATATCAAGGTTTGGGTGCTCTGCAAGTGATGTAAGGGTGATACCTGCCTGGATGGCGAGCATCTCTGACTGGTATGATGTCACTACTGCAATTATGTCAAGACCTTCGTCAACACGCCTTCCAAGCTCGGCTATGGTATAGGCGGTGGTGGAGCCGGTACCAAGACCGACGACCATGCCATCCTGCACAAGGTCTGCTGCAGCGATACCTGCAGCTTTCTTCTCAGGACTCTCTCCTGTTGGGTTCCTTTCTTTCATGAACTTATCCGCCTTATCAGGGTTATGGTGAAAGTCTGCGCCTGTCCCTTGGGAAGAGTACTACATCACGGATGTTGTCTACACCAAGCATTGTCATGACAAGTCTCTCGCAACCGATACCCCATCCTGCATGTGGTGGCATACCGTATCTGAAAGCCTTGAGATAGAACTCGAATCCTTCTGGGTCAAGACCCTGTGACTCGATCCTCTCGATGAGAAGCTCAGGGATGTGTATACGCTGTGCACCTGATGAGAGTTCCATTGTCCTGTGCATCATATCGAATCCCTTTGAAAGGATCGGGTTGTCCTCGTAAGGCATTGCATAGAACGGCTTGATCTCGGTTGGCCAGTCGATGATGAAATAGTGTGATTCGCCGGTCTCTTTGAACACATACTCACCGATAGTATGCTCGGCAGCGGTTCCAAGGTCGTCTCCCCAGTTGAGCATCTCGTCTGTGTTCGCGTTGACGATCTCGATCGCCTCGTCATAGGTGACTCTCTTGAATGGAACCTGTGGGACCTTAAGTTCGACACCAAGGACTGCAAGTGAGTCTGATGCGTTCTCAATGACCTGCTCGTAGATGTAGGCCACCATGTTCTCAAGCACTTCCATTACATCGAAGTGGTCACAGAAACTTGCCTCGATATCAATGGATGTTGCTTCGTTGAGGTGCCTGCGGGTGTCGTGTTCCTCTGCCCTGAAGATAGGACCGATCTCGAATACCCTGTCAAGTCCGCCTGACATGAGGATCTGCTTGAAGAGCTGAGGACTCTGGTTGAGGAATGCCTCCCTGTCGAAGTATGTGATCGGGAAGAGTGATGTTCCACCTTCTGTTGCTGTTGCAACGACCTTTGGACTGGAGGTCTCGATGAAGCCGTTATCTGTAAGGTATCCTCTGACTGCCTTGAGGACTTCGTGTCTTACCTTGAAGACAGCTGTTGTTCCCTCACGCCTGAGGTCGATGAACCTTGAATCAAGACGTGTGTCAAGTTCTGCCTCTACCTTTCCGGTGGTGTCCATTGGGAGTGGTGATTCTGCCTCGTTGAGGAGCTTTATCTCATCAGGGATGAGCTCATATCCGTTTGGAGCCTTACCTTCCGGCTTGACGCTTCCTGTGATGGAAACTACGGATTCCCTGACAAGTTTCCTTGCCTGGTCCAGAAGTTCCGGGTCAGTCTTCTTCTTCACGAGTGTGATCTGGGATCTTCCTGTACGGTCCCTGACCACAACAAAACAAATTCCACCAAGGTCACGTACCTCGTGTACCCAGCCAGCTACAGTGACCTTCTGGTCACCCACTTCCTCCGGGTCAATCTGTGACGCATAATGTGTTCTGAGATCTGCTAATGACATATATTCACCTGATCATTGTATTAATATAATAGACTGATTCGCTAATACCTAATTTATTCGTTATAAAGGTTTGTGGACAAAGGATTAGGTAATGTTGCCTACATATTCTAACGTTGTCTGCTCTATAAGAATTCTGCAAATTCCAACTTTGAACTCACTAATTTTCACTAGCTACATTATTTCGATAGTTTTCAGATAGTAGTTTATAAGTAACTTCAACCATCCCGGAGGGTCCGGCGAAGCCGGCACAATCCAAAATAGTAATAATCTGTTGCCTTTTTCTGAATACAGGCAATTAAAAATGCGATATTTTCCACAAAATTGATAGTCCACAACCATGATATGCATGCACACTCACCGAAAACAGGCAAACAAGAATTTCTATGGAGACATAAATCCCTCTTTATTAATTTTATTCACGTCGTGCTAAAAAATAAGTTTATATAGTTTGCAATTTCTATAGTTGCATGTAGAACAGTTAAATATATTTGAACTAATGATTGAATTCATGTTAAAATTGACAATCAAATTTTCCAGGATTCAACAGCATGAGTGGTGGTACTTTGAACTTAAAAAACGTATTAATGCTAGTTTTATTGCTAGTTGCATCCATGGGAGTTGCATCAGCGAACAATTTTTCTGAAACAACAGCTAAACCCAGTAACTTTGTGTGGGACGAAAACACAGCTTCTTCAAATACATACACATGGGATGCCAGAACATTTTCGGGTTTTTACTATGATCTGGATTCCGGCAATTACTCCGAATCAATGACAATAAATATGGATAACTGTTGTGACAGAATTATAGAAGAAGGAGACCTTGAATATTCAACAATTCCTATTAACATCGATTTTAAACATGGTGACTGGGGTTCATATCAGGTAATCGGGTTTATTGGAGAGAAATACTTTTCGGGCTATACCAGTGATACAAAATTTCCTGGTGACGAGGCAAGTCTGATACCTGATGGTATAATTACAAAGATCCTAATTGATGATAACAGAAATGTACCATTCAATTCCAGCTCTCCAATTCTCCTTGAAAACGGATATATACTGAATCTTGTAGAAGTCGATACCAGTGGATCTCGTGCATTTATCACACTTGAAAAAGATGGGGAACTTCTGGATACCGGTATTGTGGCAGCAGATGACGACTACGTATATGAGATCAATCTCAGAAATAACGATGTACCAATTATAGTAGTTCACTTCAATAATATTACTCATGGAAATGAAACAAATCCTGTATTTGTCAATGGTATATTCCAGGTATCAGAGGATTATTTGTTGTTAGAAGAAGGTGATTTGTACTCTGAAATGGAACTCACTTATTATTCTGATAATGGTATCGGAATGGAAAATGATAATCAAATTAACCTGTCAAAAGGTAACATCATTCAATTAATGGGTGATATATGCTTAAAAGTTGCTGATGATGATAATCTCAGATTTGCACCCTTTGTAAACAAAGAGACAGGAAACACATACTATTTGAGAGGTACTGTTGCAGAAAATGACACTTTTACCTGGACACCTTTGAATTTCGCAGGTTTCTATTATAATATGGATAGTAACATCGGTTCTGAAAAACTTGAAGTCATCAGCCTTGATGACAGGATGATAGAAGAAGGGAACCTTGAATACACAAGCACTATTCAGGAAGTTGATTTCAAAGCAAATTATAGTGATTTGGACCCTGCAGAGTTTCCTGCAAAATATCCGGTCATGGGATTATTTGGGGAGATGTATGTGCCTCTTCGGAGCGATACTCCGAATAAATTGACAGAACTACTTATTGATAAAGACGAAAAACACTTGCTTACCGTTGAAGAGCCAGTGGAGATAGGTGGTGGCTATGCAGTTTCATTAGAAGCTACCAACAACACAGTTAAAATGATGTTACTCTACCTATTCAAGGATAGTGAACGAATAGACAGTGAAATTCTAAGCGTAGGTGACAATGGTGCTACACTTGTTTATAAGGATGATATTTCAACAGAAGATGACATCGATATTTTACGAGTACACTTTAGCAATATGTCCCATAATCAAACAACAATTGATGGTATCTGGTTAAGGGATGAGGAGAATTGTATTGATATTAATATTGGTGACTCTTTTGGAAAACTAACTGTTTCAGAGATAGGAGCTAATCATCTAAAAATGGAAAATACTGAAAATGTAACTCTTTTCCAAAATTCAGTTATTGAAATTACAGAGAATTACGCATTCAGGGTAGCAGATGATAATGACCTACGTTACTATCCATACACTGAGATAACGCCACTAAACGCATTAACTTTTAATTCTTTTAGTCCGGCGACTATTAATCCTGAATCTTACAACGGAAATATAACAACATTCAATGTAGAATTAAATCAGGAGGCAGATGTCACCTGGGTTCTGGATGATGTAATACTTTACACAAACACATCGGTAACAACTGCTTCATATATCAATACCAGTGCAAAAATTGGAATCCATAACCTGAAAGTAACTGCAAAGAATGAGAATGGATATGCTGAAAAACAATGGACATGGATTGTGACTGAGCATCCTTTTGAGTTTATAAACATTGAGCCTGCAGGGGACTGTTCTGTAATAATTGGAGGAACTACGGACTTTAATGTGAACATGCCGTACAATTGTACAATTGAATGGTATTTGGACAACAATTTGGTTCAAACTGATAACAATGTAACCTCATCAAATTACACGTTTGATTCTTTGATAAACAACATATCTTCACGTTCAAGTCATTCTATTAAGGCAGTAGCTTCAAACGGGAATGAAACATGCCAGAAGGAATGGCATTGTTCTGTATATTTGATAACACTTCGTTCTGGACTAACATGGGAACTAAAAGATGGATATTCTCTAACACTTTCGAGTGTAGATACTACTGGAGATAAAGCCCTGCTTAACCTGAGTAAAAACGAAGAACTTGTGGACCAACGAATTGTACCAGCTGAAAGTTATTACTGTTACAACAGGTCTATTAATGGAATTGAACAGAACATTATCAAAGTATATGTATCAGACATCTTCCAAGGGCAAATTGATAGTCTAGTTGTCATTGAAGAACTACAGCAATATTCAGATGCAGGCACATTAGATACTAATCCTGTAAAATTGCTGGGACTTGGAGATATATGGACTCTTGGAAGTGGTTACTCATTATCTATTGTCGGAGTTGATGAAAAAGAAGATTATTGTATAATTTCCCTTGACAAGGATGGCACAATAGTGGATGAACGTATTATCAACAGCAATACTATCTATAGATATCAGAGAACAAATGAAACAACAGACAACATTGAGACAATTATTGAGATACCAATTTTCAATGTGTTTAATTCGATCCCAGAAGAATATGTAGAATTTTCAAGCAACTATACACTCTACTCCGATGAAGGTACAGTTGATACTGATTCCTTTGTACTGATCAGGTCAGGTGAACTCTGGGAACTTAATAATGGATATGCTATTGGTATTGAAGAGATATCTGACAAAAAAGCATTGGTAACAATTGAAAAGAATGGTATTGTAGTTGATCGTGACATTATTGATGAGAACAGCATTTACAATTACGAAAGGCTGGAATCTATAAATGGAACTATCAAAACAATAATTACGATTAATTCATCAAAGATATTCAACGGGAATTTTGAAGACTACATTGAATTCAATTTGGACTATCAGGTTAATTCTGACACAGGTACAGTGGCTCTTAATGACAAAAGTATAGTTGAAGCTGGAAGTACATTGGAATGGGATAATGGCTATAGCATTAGTTTAGTTTCAACAGGCATCAACAATAAAAAAGCTATGTTCTCTCTGGACAAAGACGGAGAATTATATGATGAATTTATTCTGGATGTTGGAGACTACTACTACCTCAACAGAACAATAGATGGAACTGAACTGACGATTGTCAGGTTCCAGTTAGAGAACGTTTTTACTGGAGAGAACAACAATATTGTCACCATAAATAGAATTATAGAGAACCCTGATATTTCTGGTGATGATATAAGCATTACAACTACTGAGAAAGACACCTTCAGGATCAGAAGTCAGAACTACAATGGACTTGATCTTACTGATATCATTGGCTACAATGACACAGACTCGATTAAAATTAATTCATCAGGTTTTGCCGGTTTCTTTTACGATATAGATAAAGGTATTTCAACTGAAACGCTTACAATATTCGGTGGTTCTTATATTAATGGGACTTTGATCGAGACAAATGGAACTGTGTATGCCTCCAGAAGAATGCCAATTGAATATGAAAGCAGCAATATAGAAGGTTACTACGATTGTATTGGGCTTTTTGGAGAAAGATATGTTCCAATTAGTGAGAATACCCTCAATAAGACTGCAAAATTAGTTATTGATACTAACGAAAATATTGTATTAGAGACAAAGCAAAGTCTTTACCTTCCAAGTGGTTATGAGATCACTCCAAAAGGAATCGATGTTGAAGGAGAAAAAGTATGGATTGAATTATCTAAAAACGGAGAGTTCCTTGAAGATGAAGTTATTAATGTATTAAATAATGAGATGTGGGTCTATGATAAAGATCTTGCTGGTGAAGATGATGTTATTGTCATGAAAATGAAAGTAACTGATATAATTCAGCAGAAGGATGGTAACGGAATAACCGTTATTGAGGGCTTGTGGCTGATTGACTTCGAAAATATTGTCGAAATAAATGTAGGCGATAACTTTGGTGAAATGCAGGTATCCAAAATTACAGCAGATCACCTCGAAATGACAAATCCAAATTCAATCGAGCTTGAACGAAATTCCATCGTTGAGCTTACAGACAAATATTCCTTTATGGTAGCAGACAAAGATGAACTGGAATTCTGCCTTGTGGAAGAACCTGGGGATTCCAGCACATGCGAAGTTCGTGGAACTATTTCAGAAAATGCTGCCATCTCTGAATGGACTCCTGTAAACTTCGAAGGGTTCTATCATGGGTTTAGTGATAATGGTGGAACAGAAACACTTGTGGCTAATATTTCTGATAGCGAGATAGAGAATAGAAACCTGATATACCAGACCAGCCCTGCAAATGTGGATTTCAGGCATGATGAATGGGGTGAATATTCTGCCATTGGATTCCTTGGTGAAAAATACCTTGCATCTTACACCGGGTCAACCGGGTTTGAGCTGAACGCTACAAACCTGCTTTCAACTAACAGGTTATCCAGAGTCCTTATTGATTCTAATGATG containing:
- a CDS encoding S-layer protein domain-containing protein — protein: MSGGTLNLKNVLMLVLLLVASMGVASANNFSETTAKPSNFVWDENTASSNTYTWDARTFSGFYYDLDSGNYSESMTINMDNCCDRIIEEGDLEYSTIPINIDFKHGDWGSYQVIGFIGEKYFSGYTSDTKFPGDEASLIPDGIITKILIDDNRNVPFNSSSPILLENGYILNLVEVDTSGSRAFITLEKDGELLDTGIVAADDDYVYEINLRNNDVPIIVVHFNNITHGNETNPVFVNGIFQVSEDYLLLEEGDLYSEMELTYYSDNGIGMENDNQINLSKGNIIQLMGDICLKVADDDNLRFAPFVNKETGNTYYLRGTVAENDTFTWTPLNFAGFYYNMDSNIGSEKLEVISLDDRMIEEGNLEYTSTIQEVDFKANYSDLDPAEFPAKYPVMGLFGEMYVPLRSDTPNKLTELLIDKDEKHLLTVEEPVEIGGGYAVSLEATNNTVKMMLLYLFKDSERIDSEILSVGDNGATLVYKDDISTEDDIDILRVHFSNMSHNQTTIDGIWLRDEENCIDINIGDSFGKLTVSEIGANHLKMENTENVTLFQNSVIEITENYAFRVADDNDLRYYPYTEITPLNALTFNSFSPATINPESYNGNITTFNVELNQEADVTWVLDDVILYTNTSVTTASYINTSAKIGIHNLKVTAKNENGYAEKQWTWIVTEHPFEFINIEPAGDCSVIIGGTTDFNVNMPYNCTIEWYLDNNLVQTDNNVTSSNYTFDSLINNISSRSSHSIKAVASNGNETCQKEWHCSVYLITLRSGLTWELKDGYSLTLSSVDTTGDKALLNLSKNEELVDQRIVPAESYYCYNRSINGIEQNIIKVYVSDIFQGQIDSLVVIEELQQYSDAGTLDTNPVKLLGLGDIWTLGSGYSLSIVGVDEKEDYCIISLDKDGTIVDERIINSNTIYRYQRTNETTDNIETIIEIPIFNVFNSIPEEYVEFSSNYTLYSDEGTVDTDSFVLIRSGELWELNNGYAIGIEEISDKKALVTIEKNGIVVDRDIIDENSIYNYERLESINGTIKTIITINSSKIFNGNFEDYIEFNLDYQVNSDTGTVALNDKSIVEAGSTLEWDNGYSISLVSTGINNKKAMFSLDKDGELYDEFILDVGDYYYLNRTIDGTELTIVRFQLENVFTGENNNIVTINRIIENPDISGDDISITTTEKDTFRIRSQNYNGLDLTDIIGYNDTDSIKINSSGFAGFFYDIDKGISTETLTIFGGSYINGTLIETNGTVYASRRMPIEYESSNIEGYYDCIGLFGERYVPISENTLNKTAKLVIDTNENIVLETKQSLYLPSGYEITPKGIDVEGEKVWIELSKNGEFLEDEVINVLNNEMWVYDKDLAGEDDVIVMKMKVTDIIQQKDGNGITVIEGLWLIDFENIVEINVGDNFGEMQVSKITADHLEMTNPNSIELERNSIVELTDKYSFMVADKDELEFCLVEEPGDSSTCEVRGTISENAAISEWTPVNFEGFYHGFSDNGGTETLVANISDSEIENRNLIYQTSPANVDFRHDEWGEYSAIGFLGEKYLASYTGSTGFELNATNLLSTNRLSRVLIDSNDEYVLYNNSMLILENGYELEVLYIDTNNSLLNLSLIKDGSKVDTAEVYANHDYIYRTDIQSINDVPIIAVHFNNISAENGSNDAHVEGLFQISDECTFLSIGDTFGQMTLSSISTGGITLLNGNDMLLSKGSSINVTENLYFSVADDDEVRFYPFMHITTPTLEFRTLSPGRDELTSESDTCLIFEVTTSKVSDLTWIVNDVEIQTNDSCMWASFSYTPTSTDPYTVTVQAENSDETIVQTWNMNANIPLSNTIDASSSGSSSSGGGGGGGGSTGEAYENILKKEVVRENVNKDMETTYNFKEDVNPVESIKFIALKNAGTISATIEVLKGRSSFVDVEPSGEVYKNINVWIGKTGFATPANIKDVQVKFKVEKTWIEENNIQGSSICLCRYNDNIWNELTTQKVDEDDKYFYFVSETSGFSAFAITGKALDTAGKTDVSYSLQDNTENDPAISESENSSSTEQKSTPGLGITASITVYALVALVLRRRN